A portion of the Stigmatella aurantiaca DW4/3-1 genome contains these proteins:
- a CDS encoding thiamine pyrophosphate-dependent dehydrogenase E1 component subunit alpha, with product MATFEPSELTEAQLVAVYRAMLQSRLMDERMVSLQRQGRVGFYGTGMGQEATCIASAFALRPTDWLFPGLRENAAMLLRGYPLVPYLAQLFGNSGDEAKGRQMPAHQFSRRVNQVSWSSCIGTQLPQAVGAAWAARRKGHDTVVLACLGDGATSTGDFHAAMNFAGVLQAPAVFLCQNNHWSISLHISQQTKSETLALKASAYGFPGVRVDGNDAEAVYAATSSAVARARAGAGPSFIEAVTYRVGPHSSSDDPTLYQDAREVEAWRAKDPLERLRARLIERAAWDLARDEALRAELLAALHAAILEAEALPPVPPESLFDDVYADEPWHLAEQRREFVRATQGTKD from the coding sequence ATGGCGACCTTCGAGCCCAGCGAACTCACGGAAGCCCAGCTCGTCGCGGTGTACCGAGCCATGCTCCAGAGCCGGTTGATGGACGAGCGCATGGTGTCCTTGCAGCGGCAGGGCCGGGTCGGCTTCTACGGCACGGGCATGGGACAAGAGGCCACGTGCATCGCCAGCGCCTTCGCGCTGCGCCCCACGGACTGGCTCTTTCCGGGCCTCCGGGAGAACGCGGCCATGCTGCTGCGCGGCTACCCGCTGGTGCCCTACCTCGCGCAGCTGTTCGGCAACTCCGGTGACGAGGCCAAGGGCCGGCAGATGCCCGCCCACCAGTTCTCGCGCCGCGTGAACCAGGTGAGCTGGTCCTCCTGCATTGGCACGCAATTGCCCCAGGCCGTGGGGGCGGCCTGGGCGGCCCGCCGCAAGGGGCACGACACGGTGGTGCTGGCCTGCCTGGGAGATGGGGCCACCTCCACGGGAGACTTCCACGCCGCGATGAACTTCGCCGGCGTGCTCCAGGCCCCGGCCGTCTTCCTCTGCCAGAACAACCACTGGTCCATCTCCCTGCACATCTCCCAGCAGACGAAAAGCGAGACGCTGGCCCTCAAGGCCTCCGCCTATGGCTTTCCGGGGGTCCGGGTGGACGGCAACGACGCGGAGGCGGTGTATGCCGCCACGTCCTCGGCGGTGGCGCGCGCCCGGGCTGGCGCGGGCCCCTCGTTCATCGAGGCGGTCACCTACCGGGTGGGCCCCCACTCGTCGTCGGACGATCCCACGCTCTACCAGGATGCGCGCGAGGTGGAGGCCTGGCGGGCCAAGGACCCCCTCGAACGGCTTCGCGCACGCCTCATCGAGCGGGCGGCGTGGGACCTGGCCCGGGACGAGGCCCTGCGCGCGGAACTGCTCGCGGCGCTCCACGCGGCCATTCTGGAGGCAGAGGCCTTGCCTCCGGTGCCGCCGGAGTCGCTCTTCGATGACGTCTACGCGGACGAGCCCTGGCACCTCGCCGAGCAGCGGCGGGAGTTCGTGCGCGCCACGCAGGGCACGAAGGACTGA
- a CDS encoding B12-binding domain-containing radical SAM protein, which translates to MQSAVPELIAGLCPPHAEIELFNEKEQDIPLDRHWDLVFFSYLHSYYEHTKVLSTLFRQRGMVTVAGGRHAGHFADDAANYFDAVITGEPEPNVPALIQDFEKGQIQKRYSLASWGPDAIQPYRYDLIDFKNNRVRLAGIEASRGCPFRCNFCVLTGHERYRYRSIPTVIEEIRTKMTWNKNFFGAMDNVFVFLDNNLGGSPKYLRELCEALIPLKKIWGCALTFNILKDESLVRLMAQAGCRYIYTGMESLNPESIKAMNKGQNKLSEVDEVIRRTFSHGIVLSFGLIVGSDGDTNEYLEKLPEYLSDLKYFAVTFLGIVCPYPETPFFREVQSEGRLLPGTISRDYDGYTLCHRPKNLHPSEVVEHFIRLCGTLGTLPNIVRHYGAWLMRSDMPRYRSTLFFSGPEILSIRNPVKNKDRRYIAGMDPLEDWDAQQMKTLGLLPQRLS; encoded by the coding sequence ATGCAGTCGGCCGTACCGGAGCTCATCGCGGGCTTGTGCCCTCCCCACGCGGAGATCGAGCTCTTCAACGAGAAGGAGCAGGACATCCCGCTCGACCGGCACTGGGATCTCGTCTTCTTCTCCTATCTGCACTCCTACTACGAGCACACGAAGGTGCTCTCCACGCTCTTCCGCCAGCGCGGCATGGTGACGGTGGCGGGCGGCCGCCACGCGGGCCACTTCGCCGATGACGCGGCCAACTACTTCGACGCCGTCATCACCGGCGAGCCCGAGCCCAACGTCCCCGCCCTCATCCAGGACTTCGAGAAGGGGCAGATCCAGAAGCGCTACAGCTTGGCCTCCTGGGGCCCCGACGCCATCCAGCCGTACCGGTATGATCTCATCGACTTCAAGAACAACCGGGTGCGGCTCGCGGGCATCGAGGCCTCGCGCGGCTGCCCCTTCCGCTGCAACTTCTGCGTGCTCACCGGCCACGAGCGCTACCGCTACCGGTCCATCCCCACGGTCATCGAGGAGATCCGCACGAAGATGACCTGGAACAAGAACTTCTTCGGGGCGATGGACAACGTCTTCGTCTTCCTGGACAACAACCTGGGCGGCTCGCCCAAGTACCTGCGCGAGCTGTGCGAGGCGCTCATCCCCCTGAAGAAGATCTGGGGCTGCGCGCTCACCTTCAACATCCTCAAGGACGAGTCGCTCGTGAGGCTGATGGCCCAGGCCGGGTGCCGCTACATCTATACCGGCATGGAGTCGCTCAACCCGGAGTCGATCAAGGCCATGAACAAGGGCCAGAACAAGTTGAGCGAGGTGGACGAGGTCATCCGGCGCACCTTCTCGCATGGCATCGTCCTGTCGTTCGGCCTGATCGTCGGCTCGGACGGAGACACCAACGAGTACCTGGAGAAGCTCCCCGAGTACCTGTCGGACCTGAAGTACTTCGCGGTGACGTTCCTGGGAATCGTCTGCCCCTACCCGGAGACGCCCTTCTTCCGGGAAGTGCAGTCCGAAGGCCGCCTGCTGCCGGGCACCATCAGCCGGGACTATGACGGCTATACCCTGTGCCACCGGCCGAAGAACCTCCACCCCTCCGAGGTGGTGGAGCACTTCATCCGGCTGTGCGGCACGCTGGGCACGCTGCCCAACATCGTCCGGCACTATGGGGCGTGGCTGATGCGCAGCGACATGCCGCGCTACCGCAGCACCCTGTTCTTCTCGGGGCCGGAGATCCTCAGCATCCGCAACCCGGTGAAGAACAAGGACCGCCGCTACATCGCCGGCATGGATCCCCTCGAGGATTGGGATGCCCAGCAGATGAAGACCCTGGGCCTGCTGCCGCAGCGTCTCAGCTGA
- the hisC gene encoding histidinol-phosphate transaminase, with protein MKPVLLRSLEVPSPLELDSNENPLGPSRRASKAIQEALSRVNRYPERDCFATEERLARLHKLSASHVALGPGSFGVLRLLMEACMPAGSEAIHAEPSYPMYRVLIHKVGGTPVAVPLTPDHRHDLVAMGHAIGPATRLVIICNPNNPTGRMVSSEELDAFMDQVPPHVMVVIDEAYYEYAEGPELPNAIDWIRKGHNLVVLRTFSKVHGLAGLRIGYGVAQPQVAAMLRQMRGPFAVTSLAQVAAQAALDDRTHVAAVRVLNEQVRSELCSALDREGLHYIPSVTNFVMIRCGGDDVSLTERLSEVGVRVRPGTEYGMRGWLRVTVGTSEQTQRFVSALLTCLDWSLVRAACP; from the coding sequence ATGAAGCCCGTTCTTCTTCGCTCGCTGGAAGTCCCTTCGCCGCTGGAGCTTGACTCGAACGAGAATCCGCTGGGCCCCTCGCGCCGCGCCAGCAAAGCCATTCAGGAAGCCCTCTCGCGCGTCAACCGCTATCCCGAGCGGGATTGCTTTGCCACCGAGGAGCGCCTCGCGCGCCTGCACAAGCTCTCCGCCTCGCACGTGGCCCTGGGGCCTGGCTCCTTTGGCGTGCTGCGGTTGCTGATGGAAGCGTGCATGCCGGCCGGCAGCGAGGCCATCCACGCCGAGCCCAGCTACCCCATGTACCGGGTGTTGATTCACAAGGTGGGCGGCACCCCCGTCGCCGTGCCCCTCACCCCGGACCACCGCCATGATCTGGTGGCCATGGGCCACGCCATCGGGCCCGCCACGCGCCTGGTCATCATTTGCAATCCCAACAACCCCACGGGGCGGATGGTGTCGAGCGAGGAGCTCGACGCCTTCATGGACCAGGTACCGCCCCACGTCATGGTCGTCATCGACGAGGCCTACTACGAGTATGCCGAGGGGCCCGAGCTGCCCAACGCCATCGACTGGATCCGCAAGGGGCACAACCTGGTGGTGCTGCGCACCTTCTCGAAGGTGCACGGGCTGGCGGGCCTGCGCATCGGCTATGGCGTGGCGCAACCCCAAGTGGCGGCCATGCTCCGCCAGATGCGGGGCCCCTTCGCGGTCACCTCCCTGGCGCAGGTGGCCGCCCAGGCGGCGCTCGACGACCGGACGCACGTGGCCGCCGTGCGCGTGCTCAACGAGCAGGTCCGCTCGGAGCTGTGCTCCGCGCTCGATCGCGAGGGGCTGCACTACATCCCCTCGGTCACCAACTTCGTGATGATCCGCTGCGGGGGAGACGACGTGTCCCTGACGGAGCGGCTCTCGGAGGTGGGGGTCCGGGTCCGCCCGGGCACGGAGTATGGGATGCGGGGCTGGCTGCGCGTCACCGTGGGGACCTCCGAGCAGACGCAGCGCTTCGTCTCCGCCCTGCTGACCTGCCTGGACTGGTCCCTGGTGCGCGCGGCGTGTCCATGA
- a CDS encoding DUF2383 domain-containing protein — protein sequence MAHTDIDTLNSFLRGELSAVETYRQASKHIKSDLARTELDACMQDHEARVAAIKERIQSLGGRPSEDSGLWGTFAKAVQGSADLLGEKVAIDALEQGEDHGLADYNRDVDKLHGPARTFARQQLLPAQKHTHARISRLKHNPNLH from the coding sequence ATGGCCCACACGGACATCGATACGCTGAACTCCTTCCTGCGTGGTGAGCTGTCCGCCGTGGAGACCTACCGGCAGGCGAGCAAGCACATCAAGAGCGACCTTGCCCGGACGGAGCTGGACGCGTGCATGCAAGACCACGAGGCCCGCGTCGCCGCCATCAAGGAGCGCATCCAGAGCCTGGGAGGCCGCCCCTCCGAAGATTCCGGGCTGTGGGGCACCTTCGCCAAGGCCGTGCAGGGCAGCGCGGACCTGCTGGGCGAGAAGGTCGCCATCGATGCGCTGGAGCAAGGCGAGGACCACGGTCTGGCGGACTACAACCGCGACGTGGACAAGCTCCACGGTCCCGCGCGCACGTTCGCGCGCCAACAGCTGTTGCCGGCCCAGAAGCATACGCATGCCCGGATCAGCCGTCTGAAGCACAACCCGAACCTGCACTGA
- a CDS encoding alpha-ketoacid dehydrogenase subunit beta translates to MPLLSLVQAVNDALRLEMRRDPDLVVLGEDVGRLGGVFRATSGLQEEFGPERVVDTPLSEGGILGAAIGMALYGLKPVPEIQFADFLFPAMDQLVNELAKLRYRSGGQYTAPMVVRAPYGGGVKGGLYHSQSPEALFIHTAGLKVVVPSSPYDAKGLLLAALRQPDPILFFEPKRLYRSHRQEVPEEDYTLELGRAQVVRSGQALTVIAWGAMLHEAMTAAEQAQALGIGCELIDLRTLWPLDIACIEESVRKTGRALIVHEAPRTCGLGAELAALIQERCFLSLEAPVKRVTGWDTPFPYALEKDYLPLAPRILHGIQETVAFQA, encoded by the coding sequence ATGCCCCTCTTGAGCCTCGTCCAGGCGGTGAACGATGCGCTCAGGCTGGAGATGCGGCGCGACCCGGACCTCGTCGTGCTGGGGGAAGACGTGGGCCGGCTGGGCGGGGTCTTCCGCGCCACCTCCGGCCTCCAGGAGGAGTTTGGCCCGGAGCGGGTCGTCGACACGCCCCTGTCCGAGGGCGGCATCCTCGGCGCCGCGATCGGCATGGCGCTCTACGGGCTCAAGCCGGTGCCGGAGATTCAGTTCGCCGACTTCCTCTTCCCCGCCATGGACCAACTCGTGAACGAGCTGGCCAAGCTGCGCTACCGCTCGGGGGGACAGTACACGGCGCCCATGGTCGTCCGGGCCCCCTATGGCGGCGGCGTGAAGGGCGGGCTCTACCACTCCCAGAGCCCCGAGGCGCTCTTCATCCACACCGCGGGCTTGAAGGTCGTCGTGCCCTCCAGCCCGTATGATGCCAAGGGGCTGCTGCTCGCCGCGCTCCGGCAACCGGATCCCATCCTCTTCTTCGAGCCCAAGCGCCTTTACCGCAGCCATCGGCAGGAGGTGCCCGAGGAGGACTACACCCTGGAGCTTGGCCGCGCCCAGGTGGTCCGCTCCGGGCAGGCGCTCACCGTCATCGCCTGGGGCGCCATGCTCCACGAGGCGATGACGGCGGCCGAGCAGGCCCAGGCCCTGGGCATTGGCTGCGAGCTCATCGATCTCAGGACGCTCTGGCCGCTCGACATCGCGTGCATCGAGGAGAGCGTGCGCAAGACAGGCCGGGCCCTCATCGTGCACGAGGCGCCGAGGACGTGCGGCCTGGGCGCGGAGCTGGCGGCGCTGATCCAGGAGCGCTGCTTCCTGTCCTTGGAAGCGCCGGTGAAGCGCGTCACCGGCTGGGACACGCCCTTTCCCTACGCCCTGGAGAAGGACTACCTGCCCCTGGCCCCCCGCATCCTTCACGGCATCCAGGAGACGGTGGCCTTCCAGGCCTGA
- a CDS encoding adenylate/guanylate cyclase domain-containing protein, translating to MGLDLDTGLDRRPASERMTLASLAPYVPAAIVRRLAQGGGAPPPPVEAVRGASLLLDIAGFTPIVLSLSSAGPRGIDALQRLLTSYFSAVVEGIRDFGGDIYQFAGDSVLALFEPERAERDADVVRRAALCGSFVQRKLASFGSVELLGKRFTLSSRVGVGFGECHRITLGEPEQWLHPALIGQPMEQAVAAEKKSLGGEVFLSREASALMDPGMLGESREGSFQFVPSSAIATQPPRHLAVGSALMLGPRARMMHPELQRTAISAHQGFSADFRELTCVFVRVGTRRSHEETVEFVRELNAFFTFAQRESSLHGGVLLMTDFTDKGNVLYLVFGAPTARENKELLACHFASKLLKVQGAFPFLEELRVGIATGHAYWGEMGAPSRKGFWALGEVVNISARLMAYQRQSGILLDAQTERKLQREFVTHHVGDLALRGVPRPVPAYQLEPAARQVRSLLLKGKGEIVGRRAELETLLKAVEESIGGAGRVCIVSGEAGIGKSRLSSRLVDEAEALGARTLYGICYSYEMFTPFFPWKEVLQQLFQLHESDEPAEQLLHLQREFEELEGVGPEWVPVLASIMGLPVQEDERTAALDARQKNQQVFHIIHQLLDRRTQLIPLLLFFEDLHWADRISLDLIEYVATRLGPLRLTVLITMRPGEALRSLHALDTLRRVDLSHLSEEDTRELLRLHLKLDPPNRALEDMLQVKVQGNPFFIESLVEGLVEQGYLEEDSNGQRVLRRGLQDIRIPDSIQDVVLNRIDLLPDMERLIVKVASVIGRVFSLDAVHALLPNAIDLEEAKRAMKALTHLGMVLLEVEEPYTCLFKHIVIRDVAYNTLLVRQREDLHQRLARFLEQKAADNPIKPAGILAYHYLAGNDETKGLEYTLLAARAAKRQYANEEAIHHYNRALDLFFTTETAEREDILQHTRQIMLELAETLLQAGQYASAIQMFEQCLFDETRDDRRADIHIGLGRAFQEKGDSSRAIPELEHALKLLGRGAPHTRVGLALRTGAQFSMHVLSQAFPWLIRPVPQQRLPLYIKQLNTLISLIRIYYFADLAKLSWATLVAINMAERLHSDYGLSQASGYYGTMLFGAGLLGRSTRYLDRALEHGRQSRDAVAEGIALSRVGTNALFRNELDEAVKLQEEAVGVLRQVGERWEVQTAMMILATSHFLASRFETAEQVFRQMGELGLELNALMHQGWAHSWVPFCRYLRGEGDVGALSAEMETGLRISIEVRTWPTSAPASTTWPNWPCASTWWRSRPRWPSGPSTPSGATRCSCRSYRLAWWTRWRRRSSPWRKGPPRFPARS from the coding sequence ATGGGCTTGGACCTGGACACAGGGCTGGACCGGCGGCCCGCCAGCGAGCGGATGACGCTGGCGTCGCTGGCGCCCTATGTCCCGGCGGCGATCGTGCGCCGGCTGGCCCAGGGGGGCGGGGCGCCGCCGCCGCCCGTGGAGGCCGTGCGAGGGGCCAGCCTGCTGCTGGACATCGCGGGCTTCACGCCCATCGTCCTGTCGCTGAGCAGCGCGGGGCCGCGGGGCATCGACGCGCTTCAGCGGCTGTTGACCAGCTACTTCTCGGCCGTGGTGGAGGGCATCCGGGACTTCGGCGGCGACATCTACCAGTTCGCCGGGGACTCGGTGCTGGCGCTCTTCGAGCCGGAGCGCGCCGAGCGTGACGCGGACGTGGTGCGCCGCGCCGCGCTCTGCGGCTCCTTCGTCCAGCGGAAGTTGGCCAGTTTTGGCAGCGTCGAGTTGCTGGGCAAGCGCTTCACCTTGTCCTCGCGCGTGGGCGTGGGCTTTGGCGAGTGTCACCGCATCACGCTCGGGGAGCCCGAGCAGTGGCTGCACCCAGCCCTCATCGGCCAGCCGATGGAGCAGGCGGTGGCCGCGGAGAAGAAGTCCCTGGGCGGCGAGGTCTTCTTGAGCCGGGAGGCCAGCGCGTTGATGGACCCCGGCATGCTCGGGGAGTCGCGCGAGGGCTCCTTCCAGTTCGTTCCCTCTTCGGCCATTGCCACGCAGCCGCCCCGGCACCTGGCGGTGGGCAGCGCGCTCATGCTGGGGCCGCGCGCCCGGATGATGCACCCGGAGTTGCAGCGCACCGCCATCAGCGCGCACCAGGGCTTCAGCGCGGACTTCCGCGAGCTCACCTGTGTCTTCGTGCGCGTGGGCACCCGGCGCTCGCACGAGGAGACGGTGGAGTTCGTGCGCGAGCTGAACGCGTTCTTCACGTTCGCCCAGCGCGAGAGCAGCCTGCATGGGGGCGTGCTCTTGATGACGGACTTCACGGACAAGGGCAACGTCCTCTACCTCGTGTTCGGGGCGCCGACGGCGCGGGAGAACAAGGAACTGCTGGCGTGCCACTTTGCCTCCAAGCTCCTGAAGGTGCAGGGGGCCTTTCCGTTCCTGGAGGAGCTGCGCGTGGGCATCGCCACCGGCCATGCCTACTGGGGCGAGATGGGGGCTCCGTCCCGCAAGGGTTTCTGGGCCCTGGGCGAGGTGGTGAACATCTCCGCCCGGCTGATGGCCTACCAGCGCCAGTCCGGCATCCTGCTGGATGCACAGACCGAGCGGAAGCTCCAGCGGGAGTTCGTCACCCACCACGTGGGGGACCTGGCCCTCCGGGGCGTCCCGCGCCCTGTGCCGGCCTACCAGCTCGAGCCCGCGGCGCGGCAGGTGCGCAGCCTGCTGCTCAAGGGCAAGGGCGAGATCGTCGGCCGCCGGGCCGAGCTGGAGACGCTGCTCAAGGCCGTCGAGGAGTCCATCGGTGGGGCGGGGCGCGTCTGCATCGTCTCGGGCGAGGCGGGGATCGGCAAGTCGCGCCTGTCCAGCCGGCTCGTCGACGAGGCCGAGGCGCTGGGCGCGCGGACGCTGTACGGCATCTGCTACTCGTACGAGATGTTCACCCCCTTCTTCCCGTGGAAGGAGGTGCTCCAACAGCTCTTCCAGCTGCACGAGTCGGACGAGCCCGCCGAGCAACTGCTGCACTTGCAGCGCGAGTTCGAGGAGCTGGAGGGCGTGGGGCCCGAGTGGGTGCCGGTGCTGGCGAGCATCATGGGCCTGCCGGTGCAGGAGGATGAGCGGACGGCGGCGCTGGACGCGCGGCAGAAGAACCAGCAGGTCTTCCACATCATCCACCAACTGCTGGACCGGCGCACCCAGCTCATCCCGCTCCTGCTGTTCTTCGAGGATTTGCACTGGGCGGACCGCATCTCGCTGGATCTCATCGAGTACGTGGCCACCCGGCTCGGGCCGCTGCGCCTCACCGTGCTCATCACCATGCGTCCGGGCGAGGCGCTGCGCTCGCTGCACGCGCTGGACACCCTGCGCCGGGTGGATCTGTCCCACCTGAGTGAGGAGGACACCCGGGAGCTGCTGCGGCTTCACCTGAAGCTGGATCCGCCCAACAGGGCGCTGGAGGACATGCTTCAGGTCAAAGTCCAGGGCAACCCGTTCTTCATCGAGTCCCTCGTGGAGGGGCTGGTGGAACAGGGCTATCTGGAAGAGGACTCGAACGGCCAGCGGGTGCTGCGCCGCGGCCTCCAGGACATCCGGATTCCGGACTCGATCCAGGACGTGGTGCTCAACCGCATCGATCTGCTGCCGGACATGGAGCGGCTCATCGTGAAGGTGGCCTCCGTCATCGGCCGCGTCTTCTCGCTGGATGCCGTGCACGCGCTGCTGCCCAACGCCATCGATCTGGAAGAGGCGAAGCGGGCGATGAAGGCGCTGACCCACCTGGGCATGGTGCTCCTGGAGGTGGAGGAGCCGTACACCTGCCTCTTCAAGCACATCGTCATCCGCGATGTGGCGTACAACACGCTGCTCGTCCGGCAGCGGGAGGATCTGCACCAGCGGCTGGCGCGGTTCCTGGAGCAGAAGGCCGCGGACAACCCCATTAAGCCCGCGGGCATCCTCGCCTACCACTACCTGGCGGGAAACGACGAGACGAAGGGGTTGGAGTACACGCTCTTGGCCGCGCGCGCCGCCAAGCGGCAGTACGCGAACGAAGAGGCCATCCACCACTACAACCGCGCCCTGGATCTGTTCTTCACCACCGAGACGGCCGAGCGCGAGGACATCCTCCAGCACACGCGGCAGATCATGCTGGAGCTGGCCGAGACGCTGCTCCAGGCGGGCCAGTACGCCTCCGCCATCCAGATGTTCGAGCAGTGCCTGTTCGACGAGACGCGGGACGACCGCCGCGCGGACATCCACATTGGCCTGGGGCGCGCCTTCCAGGAGAAGGGCGATTCGAGCCGCGCCATTCCGGAGCTGGAGCACGCGCTGAAGCTGCTGGGCCGGGGCGCCCCGCACACCCGGGTGGGACTGGCGCTGCGCACCGGGGCGCAGTTCAGCATGCACGTGCTCAGTCAGGCCTTCCCGTGGCTCATCCGGCCCGTGCCGCAGCAGCGCCTGCCGCTCTACATCAAGCAGCTCAACACGCTCATCTCGCTCATCCGCATCTACTACTTCGCGGACCTGGCGAAGCTGTCCTGGGCGACGCTGGTGGCCATCAACATGGCCGAGCGCCTGCATTCGGATTACGGGCTCAGCCAGGCCAGCGGCTACTACGGCACCATGCTCTTTGGCGCCGGACTGCTGGGGCGCTCCACGCGCTACCTGGACCGGGCCCTGGAGCATGGCCGGCAGTCGCGCGACGCGGTGGCGGAGGGCATCGCGCTCAGCCGGGTGGGCACCAATGCGCTCTTCCGCAACGAGCTGGACGAGGCGGTGAAGCTCCAGGAAGAGGCCGTGGGCGTCCTGCGGCAGGTGGGCGAGCGGTGGGAGGTGCAGACCGCGATGATGATTCTGGCCACCAGCCACTTCCTCGCCTCGCGCTTCGAGACCGCCGAGCAGGTCTTCCGGCAGATGGGGGAGCTGGGGCTGGAGCTGAACGCGCTCATGCACCAGGGGTGGGCCCACTCCTGGGTGCCCTTCTGCCGGTACCTGCGCGGCGAGGGCGACGTGGGGGCGTTGAGCGCGGAGATGGAGACGGGGCTGCGCATCAGCATCGAGGTAAGGACTTGGCCAACCAGTGCGCCTGCCTCAACCACCTGGCCCAACTGGCCGTGCGCGAGCACATGGTGGAGGAGTCGGCCCAGATGGCCGTCCGGGCCTTCGACACCGTCTGGCGCTACCAGGTGCTCGTGCCGTTCCTACAGATTGGCCTGGTGGACGCGGTGGAGGCGGCGCTCTTCGCCCTGGAGGAAGGGGCCACCTCGGTTCCCCGCTCGAAGTTGA
- a CDS encoding molybdenum cofactor carrier protein: MFHRRKVIGVMGSGTQSYRERVVPLARWIAEHGYDLLTGAGSGVMQTAAEAFVAVVGRTGISIGIVPGRVTARGYRPRPGYPNPSIELPVFTHLPLSGSQGQAPESRNHLNVLSAQALVILPGGAGTLAEAQLAARYRRPAVLFGTAREFRSFPGAFERMASLEEVCDWLLGVTR, translated from the coding sequence ATGTTTCATCGCAGAAAGGTCATCGGCGTGATGGGCTCGGGCACCCAGTCGTACCGGGAGCGGGTGGTGCCCTTGGCGAGATGGATTGCCGAGCATGGGTATGACTTGCTCACGGGCGCGGGCAGCGGGGTGATGCAGACCGCGGCCGAGGCGTTCGTCGCGGTGGTGGGGCGCACGGGCATCTCCATTGGCATCGTTCCCGGGAGGGTGACGGCCCGGGGGTACCGGCCCCGGCCGGGCTACCCCAACCCCAGCATCGAGCTGCCCGTGTTCACCCACCTGCCACTGAGCGGCAGCCAGGGCCAGGCGCCGGAGAGCCGCAACCACCTCAACGTCCTGTCCGCCCAGGCGCTCGTCATCCTGCCGGGGGGGGCGGGGACCCTGGCCGAGGCACAGCTGGCGGCGCGCTACCGGCGGCCGGCCGTCCTGTTCGGAACGGCCCGGGAGTTCCGGAGTTTCCCGGGGGCGTTCGAGCGCATGGCCTCCCTGGAGGAGGTCTGCGACTGGCTGCTGGGGGTAACGCGGTAG